A window of the Planococcus citri chromosome 4, ihPlaCitr1.1, whole genome shotgun sequence genome harbors these coding sequences:
- the LOC135843833 gene encoding uncharacterized protein LOC135843833, with the protein MKTTMKTVILIITFVSVNAFFVDLPSDDGCTWEENPVEMFVFNFQEKAIFPTTSSLLYSDKDAVLFDAQFSLKEANKIVRFVQNINAKLRLIIITCGDPDYYFGLQAIVEAFPSVEIVASPKVANYINQTKDAKLNFWGSKLAHNAPNELYVPKPIDRDMFHVDNKKEVRMMEMDSYAAYVWIPEDKMILGGVGIYSGIHVWTADTPTPEMRLNWRKVLQKMIDLEPQVVIPGHFIGKRQIYDDGAIRFTLKYLETLEKILEQNNYKNSTAVINYMKEKFLGLGLESNLELGAKVLTGEMKL; encoded by the coding sequence ATGAAAACGACCATGAAAACAGTGATTTTAATAATCACTTTCGTTTCTGTAAACGCTTTCTTTGTAGATCTTCCGTCAGACGATGGGTGCACATGGGAAGAAAATCCCGTCGAAAtgttcgtttttaattttcaagaaaaggcAATCTTTCCCACCACCTCATCGTTGCTTTATTCAGACAAAGATGCTGTTCTTTTCGACGCTCAGTTCAGCCTCAAGGAAGCTAATAAAATAGTGCGCTTCGTACAGAATATCAACGCAAAGCTGCGCTTAATCATCATTACTTGCGGCGATCCAGATTATTACTTCGGCCTGCAAGCTATCGTTGAAGCTTTTCCATCAGTAGAAATTGTAGCTTCTCCTAAAGTGGCAAACTACATTAATCAAACCAAAGACGCCAAACTGAACTTTTGGGGTTCGAAATTGGCACATAATGCGCCAAATGAACTATATGTACCAAAGCCTATTGACCGAGATATGTTTCATGTTGATAACAAGAAAGAGGTTCGGATGATGGAAATGGATTCTTATGCAGCTTACGTGTGGATCCCAGAGGATAAAATGATTCTCGGAGGCGTTGGTATCTATTCGGGTATCCATGTGTGGACAGCTGACACCCCTACTCCTGAAATGCGTTTGAACTGGCGCAAAGTGCTTCAAAAAATGATTGACCTCGAGCCTCAGGTTGTCATTCCTGGACATTTTATTGGCAAACGACAGATATATGATGATGGTGCTATTAGATTCACGCTCAAGTATTTggaaactttggaaaaaatactagaacaaaataattacaagaatTCTACGGCAGTGATAAATTACATGAAAGAAAAGTTTTTGGGTCTCGGCTTGGAAAGTAATTTAGAGCTTGGTGCCAAAGTTCTTACTGGAGAAATGaagctttaa